Proteins encoded in a region of the Bacillus methanolicus genome:
- a CDS encoding GntR family transcriptional regulator, whose protein sequence is MSIKSDNRHLYLQVIDRLKQDIEKGLYKEREKLPSEFDLAKQLGVSRATLREALRILEEENVIIRRHGVGTFVNAKPLFTSGIEQLNSVTNMIQLAGMTPGTIFLSSSTQGPTEEDVRRFSCSLDEEIVVIERVRTANGEPVVYCIDKVPEKILPENFSLEQESIFNLLEMKANRKITYAVAHIEPIGYHEKISPILECDPETALLVLKQMHYDEMDEPILYSVNYFKADKFRFHVLRKRV, encoded by the coding sequence ATGTCAATTAAGTCAGATAACCGTCATTTGTATTTACAAGTCATCGATCGCTTAAAGCAAGATATTGAAAAGGGGCTGTATAAAGAAAGAGAAAAGCTTCCGTCTGAATTTGATCTTGCTAAACAATTAGGAGTAAGCAGAGCCACGCTTCGAGAAGCATTGCGAATTCTTGAAGAAGAGAATGTGATTATCAGACGTCACGGCGTTGGCACTTTTGTCAATGCAAAACCTCTGTTTACTTCAGGGATCGAGCAGTTAAATAGTGTTACGAACATGATTCAACTAGCTGGCATGACTCCGGGAACTATTTTCTTAAGTTCGTCAACCCAAGGCCCGACCGAGGAGGACGTTCGCCGTTTCTCATGTTCATTGGATGAAGAAATCGTCGTGATTGAAAGGGTAAGGACCGCTAACGGGGAACCGGTTGTCTATTGTATCGACAAAGTTCCTGAAAAAATTTTGCCTGAGAATTTTTCTCTCGAACAGGAATCCATCTTCAATTTATTGGAGATGAAGGCAAACCGGAAAATTACATATGCAGTTGCCCATATTGAGCCTATAGGCTATCACGAAAAAATTTCTCCCATCCTTGAATGTGATCCCGAAACAGCATTGCTTGTTTTAAAGCAAATGCACTATGATGAAATGGACGAGCCCATCCTTTATTCGGTAAACTATTTCAAAGCTGATAAGTTCAGATTCCATGTTTTGCGGAAGAGAGTTTAA
- a CDS encoding BMP family lipoprotein: MKKRKFGLALSLVLAAGTILGACGKSEDGGSAGEGSKEDKFTVAMVTDVGGVDDKSFNQSAWEGLQAFGKENGLKQGKDGYHYLQSQSDADYATNLNTLARQGFDLVYGIGFLMQEAVKEIAQQQKDKHFAIVDAEVKEPNVVSILFKEQEAAFLAGVAAAKATKTNKIGFIGGMEIPVIERFESGFLAGVKAVNPDIKVDVQYAGAFDKAELGKTIASKMYSSGADVIFHAAGGTGNGLFTEARDRKKKDPSKEIWAIGVDSDQSAEGVVEIDGKKHNVIITSALKRVDNAVKDLSTKAKEGNFPGGEAIIYGLAEDGVGLAPINEELSNKSDIEAAVKEWQEKIKSGEVKVPSTLEELKSFSAK, translated from the coding sequence TTGAAAAAGCGTAAATTTGGTTTAGCGCTGTCACTCGTACTTGCTGCCGGAACAATTTTGGGTGCTTGCGGCAAAAGTGAAGATGGCGGATCAGCCGGTGAAGGTTCAAAAGAAGATAAATTTACAGTTGCAATGGTAACAGATGTCGGCGGTGTTGATGACAAATCATTCAACCAATCTGCTTGGGAAGGTCTTCAAGCATTTGGGAAAGAAAACGGTCTCAAACAAGGAAAAGATGGTTACCACTACCTTCAATCACAATCAGATGCAGATTACGCTACAAATTTAAATACACTTGCGCGTCAAGGTTTTGATTTAGTGTATGGTATCGGTTTCTTAATGCAAGAGGCTGTTAAAGAAATCGCCCAACAGCAAAAAGATAAGCATTTCGCAATTGTGGACGCCGAAGTGAAAGAGCCAAACGTTGTAAGCATCTTATTTAAAGAGCAAGAAGCGGCATTCTTAGCTGGTGTTGCAGCTGCGAAAGCGACAAAAACAAACAAAATCGGTTTTATCGGTGGAATGGAAATTCCGGTAATTGAACGGTTTGAATCCGGATTCTTGGCCGGTGTAAAAGCAGTAAACCCGGATATTAAAGTTGACGTACAGTATGCAGGTGCATTTGACAAAGCTGAGCTTGGAAAAACAATTGCATCTAAAATGTACTCTTCCGGTGCGGACGTGATTTTCCACGCTGCCGGCGGAACAGGTAACGGTCTATTTACGGAAGCGCGCGACCGTAAGAAGAAAGACCCTTCAAAAGAAATCTGGGCGATTGGTGTTGACTCAGACCAGTCTGCAGAAGGTGTCGTTGAAATTGATGGGAAAAAACACAACGTAATCATTACTTCAGCTCTTAAACGAGTTGATAACGCAGTAAAAGACCTTTCTACTAAAGCAAAAGAAGGAAACTTCCCTGGCGGGGAAGCGATCATTTACGGTTTGGCTGAAGATGGTGTCGGCTTAGCTCCAATTAATGAAGAGCTTTCCAACAAATCCGATATCGAGGCAGCAGTTAAAGAATGGCAAGAAAAAATCAAGAGCGGTGAAGTGAAAGTTCCTTCTACTCTAGAAGAACTTAAATCATTTTCCGCAAAATAA
- a CDS encoding ABC transporter ATP-binding protein yields MEYVIEMLNIRKEFPGIVANDNITLQVKKGEIHALLGENGAGKSTLMNVLFGLYQPEQGEIRVKGKPVKITNPNIANDLGIGMVHQHFMLVDTFTVTENIILGKEITSKGKIDIKKAEQEVRKISERYGLAVDPKAKISDISVGMQQRVEILKTLYRGAEILIFDEPTAVLTPQEIKELIQIMKTLIAEGKSIILITHKLKEIMEVCDRVTVIRKGKGIGTLNVKDTNPNELASLMVGREVVFKTEKKPPVPKQEVLEINNLVVNDSRGVPVVNGLDLTVHAGEIVGIAGVDGNGQTELIEAITGLRKSESGKIKLNGKEIQNMTPRKITEAGVGHIPQDRHKHGLVLDFPIGENMVLQTYYKKPFSKNGILNFKEIYRKAKTLISEFDVRTPSEYTLARALSGGNQQKAIIGREVDRNPDLLIAAQPTRGLDVGAIEFIHKRLIEQRDNGKAVLLISFELDEIMNVSDRIAVIYEGKIIAIVDPKETTEQELGLLMAGAKRKEAGVGTND; encoded by the coding sequence ATGGAATATGTTATAGAGATGCTCAATATTCGAAAAGAATTTCCGGGCATAGTCGCCAATGATAATATTACACTTCAAGTTAAAAAGGGGGAAATCCATGCATTGCTCGGGGAAAACGGCGCCGGCAAATCCACACTGATGAACGTGCTATTTGGATTGTACCAGCCCGAGCAAGGAGAAATCCGTGTGAAAGGAAAACCGGTTAAAATTACAAACCCCAATATTGCAAACGATTTAGGGATCGGAATGGTCCATCAGCATTTTATGCTTGTTGACACATTTACGGTTACTGAAAATATCATTCTTGGAAAAGAAATTACATCCAAAGGGAAAATCGACATCAAAAAGGCAGAACAAGAAGTAAGGAAAATTTCAGAACGATACGGTCTTGCCGTCGATCCGAAAGCGAAAATTTCCGATATCTCTGTAGGAATGCAGCAAAGGGTTGAAATTTTAAAAACATTATACCGCGGAGCAGAAATTCTCATATTTGATGAGCCTACCGCTGTATTGACTCCTCAGGAAATTAAGGAACTGATCCAAATTATGAAAACCTTGATTGCTGAAGGCAAGTCGATTATTTTGATTACGCATAAATTAAAAGAAATAATGGAAGTGTGCGACAGAGTAACGGTCATTCGAAAAGGCAAAGGGATAGGAACTCTAAACGTAAAAGACACAAACCCAAATGAATTGGCCAGCTTAATGGTAGGCAGGGAAGTCGTTTTTAAGACTGAAAAGAAGCCGCCTGTACCGAAGCAAGAAGTACTTGAAATAAACAATTTAGTTGTAAACGATTCCAGAGGAGTGCCTGTTGTCAACGGATTGGATCTTACCGTTCATGCCGGAGAGATTGTTGGGATTGCCGGAGTGGATGGGAATGGGCAGACAGAATTGATTGAAGCCATCACCGGGTTAAGAAAATCAGAAAGCGGTAAGATAAAATTAAATGGAAAAGAAATTCAAAACATGACGCCACGGAAAATTACGGAGGCAGGTGTCGGCCATATTCCGCAAGACCGCCATAAACACGGGTTGGTTCTTGATTTTCCGATTGGAGAAAATATGGTGCTTCAGACCTATTACAAAAAACCTTTCTCGAAAAATGGGATCCTTAATTTCAAAGAAATTTATCGTAAAGCAAAAACTTTAATTAGTGAATTCGATGTACGTACACCAAGTGAATATACGCTTGCAAGAGCCCTATCCGGCGGAAATCAGCAAAAAGCGATTATCGGCCGGGAAGTGGACAGGAATCCGGACCTGTTAATTGCAGCGCAGCCAACAAGGGGACTTGATGTTGGAGCAATCGAATTTATTCATAAGAGACTAATCGAACAAAGGGATAATGGAAAAGCTGTATTACTCATTTCCTTTGAGCTTGATGAAATTATGAATGTAAGTGATCGAATTGCTGTCATCTATGAAGGGAAAATTATAGCAATTGTTGATCCGAAGGAAACGACTGAACAGGAGCTTGGTTTGTTAATGGCCGGTGCGAAACGAAAGGAAGCAGGTGTAGGAACCAATGACTAA
- a CDS encoding ABC transporter permease, translating to MTKRIRNLLIPVIAVLLGILSGTIIMIVSGYDPIAGFTSLWYGAFGDLYYTGEVIRQVTPYILSGLAVAFAFRVGLFNIGVEGQLIVGWLAAVWIGVAFELPKVIHLPLAILTAAVAGALWAFIPGLLKAKFRVHEVIVTIMMNYIALHVTNYIIRTVLSEKSDKTKTIFESASLRSPFLEGLTDYSRLHWGILISLACALIMWFLLEKTTIGYELRSVGFNHHASQYAGMNVDRNIVLSMLISGAFAGLAGAMEGLGTFGYAAVKGGFTGVGFDGIAVALLGGNTAVGVIFAALLFGALKVGALNMPLESGIPNELVDIIIALIVFFVASSYMIRWVIDRFNNKGVK from the coding sequence ATGACTAAGCGCATTCGTAATCTTTTAATTCCGGTCATAGCCGTATTATTAGGAATTCTTTCAGGTACGATCATTATGATTGTAAGCGGCTATGATCCGATTGCCGGATTCACATCTCTTTGGTATGGGGCCTTTGGTGATTTATATTATACAGGTGAAGTGATTAGACAAGTTACCCCATATATTTTATCAGGTTTAGCTGTTGCATTTGCCTTCAGAGTCGGGCTGTTCAACATCGGTGTCGAAGGGCAATTGATTGTCGGATGGCTGGCTGCAGTTTGGATTGGGGTTGCTTTTGAACTTCCGAAAGTCATTCATTTGCCGCTGGCAATTTTGACAGCAGCTGTTGCCGGAGCTTTATGGGCGTTCATTCCAGGTTTATTAAAAGCAAAGTTCAGGGTTCATGAAGTAATCGTTACAATCATGATGAACTACATCGCCCTTCATGTGACAAATTATATTATTAGAACCGTCTTATCGGAAAAAAGCGATAAAACGAAAACCATCTTTGAATCTGCGTCATTACGTTCGCCGTTTTTAGAAGGCTTAACAGATTATTCACGCCTTCACTGGGGAATTTTGATTTCACTTGCGTGTGCCTTGATTATGTGGTTTTTATTAGAAAAAACGACAATTGGCTATGAATTAAGATCCGTCGGCTTTAACCACCATGCGTCCCAATACGCAGGCATGAATGTGGATCGAAATATTGTTCTATCGATGTTGATTTCAGGTGCTTTTGCAGGATTGGCCGGTGCGATGGAAGGACTTGGCACATTTGGTTATGCCGCTGTAAAAGGCGGATTTACAGGTGTTGGATTTGATGGCATCGCTGTTGCCTTATTGGGCGGAAATACTGCTGTCGGGGTAATTTTTGCAGCCCTTCTTTTCGGAGCTTTGAAAGTCGGTGCGTTAAACATGCCGCTCGAATCAGGAATTCCGAATGAATTGGTTGATATTATTATTGCATTAATTGTATTTTTTGTAGCTTCTAGTTATATGATCCGCTGGGTCATTGACAGATTCAATAATAAGGGGGTGAAGTAA
- a CDS encoding ABC transporter permease → MDFMDILQIIIPSTLLWAAPLIFTALGGIFSERSGVVNIGLEGLMVIGAFTAIVFNLTYVYIFGNLTPWVALLVAMLAGALFSVIHAVASITFRADHTVSGVAINLLAVGLTLFLVKLIYGKGQTDIIQKGFDKIDIPFLKDIPFLGPIFFSNTYLTSFVAIGFALVVWYVIYKTPFGLRLRSVGEHPMAADTMGINVTKMRYIGVILSGALGGIGGGVYAQAITSDFGHATISGQGFMALAAMIFGKWHPLGAMGAALFFGFAQSISIIGSNLPFLENIPSVYLHIAPYVLTILALTGFIGRADAPKAVGTHYIKGSR, encoded by the coding sequence GTGGATTTCATGGACATTTTGCAAATTATCATTCCTTCTACATTACTTTGGGCGGCTCCACTTATTTTCACCGCGTTGGGCGGTATTTTCTCCGAACGTTCCGGGGTTGTCAATATTGGGCTGGAAGGTTTAATGGTCATTGGAGCGTTCACTGCAATTGTTTTTAACTTAACATATGTTTACATTTTTGGAAACTTAACACCATGGGTTGCATTACTCGTTGCAATGCTGGCTGGAGCATTATTTTCCGTTATCCATGCGGTTGCTTCCATCACATTCAGGGCTGACCATACGGTATCAGGGGTTGCCATTAACTTATTGGCAGTTGGTTTGACACTCTTTCTTGTAAAGCTAATTTATGGAAAAGGCCAAACGGACATTATACAAAAAGGATTTGACAAAATAGATATTCCTTTTTTGAAAGATATTCCGTTTCTTGGACCGATTTTCTTCTCAAATACGTATTTGACATCGTTTGTTGCTATTGGTTTCGCATTGGTCGTTTGGTATGTGATTTACAAAACTCCTTTTGGACTTCGCCTCCGCTCAGTAGGTGAACATCCGATGGCTGCTGATACAATGGGGATCAATGTGACTAAAATGCGTTATATCGGTGTTATTTTGTCAGGTGCCCTTGGAGGGATCGGCGGCGGAGTTTATGCACAGGCGATCACATCTGATTTCGGCCATGCAACCATTAGCGGGCAAGGGTTCATGGCACTTGCGGCTATGATTTTTGGTAAGTGGCATCCGCTCGGTGCAATGGGAGCAGCTCTGTTCTTTGGTTTTGCACAAAGTATCAGTATTATCGGATCCAATTTGCCGTTTTTGGAAAACATCCCGAGTGTTTACTTGCATATTGCTCCATATGTATTAACAATCCTTGCTTTAACAGGCTTTATCGGCCGCGCCGACGCGCCAAAAGCTGTCGGAACACATTATATAAAAGGAAGCCGTTAA